The genomic stretch TTGTGACTAACATTTGTGTTCATACAATACGAGCTGATGATTTACTGCAACTTAATCACGGGGTGGCATTTGTTCAATTTGACGTCGAAATGCTTCAACATCTTGAAAATCTTGATAAACGGAGGCAAATCGAACATAAGCCACATGATCCATGGCAAACAACGATTTCATAACGATCTCACCAATCAAGCGTGATTTCACATCACGCTCACCCAATCGTCTAATTTGTAATTGGATATCGCTCAGAACACTCTCAATTTGTTCTTGCGTGATCGGTCGTTTCTGTAACGCATGTCGTAATGAACGACGTAATTTTTCTTCATCAAAAGGTTCGTTTTTACCATTCGATTTTATGACACGCGGCATGACCATTTCATAGCTTTCAAACGTGGTAAAGCGCTCACCACAGCTTAAACATTCACGACGTCGACGAATCTGACTGCCTGCAGCGGCCAGCCGTGAATCGATCACTTTACTATCAGCAACATTACAAAATGGACAATGCATATCAGCGAGACAGAATCTATAGAATAAGGCGCGTAGTTTAGCAAAAAAACAGAATCATGTTTAGCTTTAACGCAATATATAGCAAAAAAACAGCTCTTTTGAGCTGTTTTATACCATATATAGTACATTGAGAGAATTATTGCTGATCCGTTATCGACATCTTAATCGTGTTTGATTTGATCAGCATCTTGGAATTACTCAATACGCTCACCATGTTGACTAAGATCGAGTCCAATTCGTTCATCATCAGCACTGACACGAAGACCAATGGTAAGATCAATTATTTTTAATAGGATGAAAGTCGTTATTGCAGAATAAGCAATGGTCGCAAGTACACCTTCGAGTTGTACCCACAATTGATGTAATACATTGGCTGGGACTTTGTCGCCCATAATGAATTCACTGGCAAATACCGCAGTTAAAATCGCACCTAAAATACCACCCACCGCATGTAGACCAAATGCATCCAAAGAGTCATCGACCTTAAGGAAGCGTTTTAATACGGTTGTTCCCCAGAAACAGACCAGACCTCCGAGTACACCCATCACCAAAGCACCGCTTACAGTGACATATCCAGCTGCTGGCGTAATC from Acinetobacter pullicarnis encodes the following:
- the nrdR gene encoding transcriptional regulator NrdR; this translates as MHCPFCNVADSKVIDSRLAAAGSQIRRRRECLSCGERFTTFESYEMVMPRVIKSNGKNEPFDEEKLRRSLRHALQKRPITQEQIESVLSDIQLQIRRLGERDVKSRLIGEIVMKSLFAMDHVAYVRFASVYQDFQDVEAFRRQIEQMPPRD